The following proteins are co-located in the Phycisphaeraceae bacterium genome:
- a CDS encoding UbiA family prenyltransferase: MTTATLGPLSRAALLARDIKLSHSVFALPFALLGTFLAAAFDHQLPRAATLGLIVLCMVFARTWAMAINRWADAGLDAANPRTARRAIPSGQLSRPFVLAAAVGCGFALCLAAAGFYYINQNLWPLICSPLVLAWLGLYSFTKRFTWLCHLFLGTALALSPLAASLAVNPKYLATPEPYLLAGVVMCWVAGFDVIYALQDVEIDRHAGLFSMPSRLGVEPALWISRLLHAASVLCLLVLLKRSDALGLAFLVGIVIVIGLLMIEHALVWKSKTHHINMAFLTVNGVISLVLGGLGIIDVIRFVR, from the coding sequence ATGACCACGGCAACGCTAGGTCCACTTTCCCGTGCGGCACTGCTCGCAAGAGATATCAAGCTCAGTCACTCAGTGTTTGCTTTACCGTTTGCTTTGCTGGGCACTTTTCTGGCTGCGGCTTTCGATCACCAATTACCACGAGCCGCTACGTTGGGATTGATTGTGCTCTGTATGGTGTTTGCCCGCACGTGGGCAATGGCAATCAACCGATGGGCGGATGCCGGGCTTGATGCTGCGAATCCTCGCACTGCTCGTCGGGCAATTCCGAGCGGACAACTCTCGCGCCCCTTTGTACTTGCTGCTGCGGTCGGTTGCGGGTTTGCACTTTGTCTTGCCGCGGCGGGATTTTATTACATCAACCAAAATCTCTGGCCGCTCATCTGCTCGCCGCTGGTCCTCGCGTGGCTTGGTCTCTATAGCTTCACCAAACGATTCACCTGGCTCTGCCACCTCTTTCTTGGAACGGCCTTGGCACTCTCCCCGCTGGCTGCATCACTGGCAGTAAATCCCAAATACCTGGCAACTCCAGAGCCTTATTTACTGGCTGGTGTCGTCATGTGTTGGGTTGCCGGTTTTGATGTGATCTATGCCTTGCAGGACGTGGAGATCGACCGTCATGCAGGCCTTTTTTCCATGCCATCCCGCCTTGGCGTCGAGCCAGCTCTCTGGATCAGCCGCCTACTCCACGCAGCGAGTGTGCTCTGTCTTCTCGTGTTGCTCAAACGGAGCGACGCGCTCGGTCTGGCGTTTCTCGTCGGCATCGTCATCGTGATTGGATTGCTGATGATTGAGCACGCACTGGTATGGAAATCAAAGACGCATCACATCAACATGGCTTTCCTCACGGTCAATGGTGTGATCAGCCTGGTGTTGGGGGGCCTTGGAATTATTGATGTGATCCGATTTGTTCGCTGA
- a CDS encoding UbiX family flavin prenyltransferase, with protein MSKRIIVGITGASGAIYAQRLVALLCTTDIEVHLVVSPLGQRLMHDELGMEGLNLMALAGNESAASRIVVHNYRDVGAVIASGSFQNEGMVIIPCSSNTLSAVATGSSQNVLHRAAQVTLKERRKLVLVHREMPLSLVDIRNMASVTEAGGIICPANPGFYMLPRSIEEIADFVVGRVLDLMGIKHTLRVRWGEGPCGDE; from the coding sequence ATGTCAAAACGCATCATTGTTGGTATCACTGGCGCAAGCGGGGCAATTTACGCCCAACGTCTGGTTGCGCTACTTTGCACTACGGATATTGAGGTTCATCTGGTGGTCTCGCCGTTGGGCCAACGGCTGATGCATGACGAGCTAGGAATGGAAGGTCTGAATCTCATGGCCTTGGCAGGCAATGAGTCTGCCGCCTCACGCATCGTCGTGCATAACTACCGTGATGTCGGTGCGGTGATTGCCAGCGGTTCATTCCAGAACGAAGGGATGGTCATTATCCCATGCTCGTCGAATACGCTCTCAGCCGTTGCGACCGGTTCCTCACAGAACGTACTGCATCGTGCAGCACAGGTAACGCTCAAGGAACGTCGTAAGCTGGTGCTCGTGCACCGCGAAATGCCGTTATCACTCGTGGACATCCGAAATATGGCGAGCGTGACTGAAGCGGGTGGAATTATTTGTCCAGCCAATCCCGGCTTTTATATGTTGCCTCGATCAATAGAGGAGATTGCGGATTTCGTTGTTGGCCGAGTGCTGGACCTGATGGGTATCAAGCACACGCTCCGTGTAAGGTGGGGGGAAGGGCCTTGTGGAGATGAGTGA
- a CDS encoding AEC family transporter, which translates to MDPRTLRFLLFTAFGLFALLSGYTLRRRGWIREELARPIHFHTVLWFWSFSGILSFWLLPLTPEMFWFFLIVPVTVAVPTYSVIPLAKWIGCTRPQIGVMAIGAGICNGGITLGAYLSYCLLRPDHDSALAVAQAYAMLQLIIAVPFIYPVAQHFSSDEADKLSIPRLIVSSVFDVRSIGLFAGAIGLALSAAKVPYPQLLRDIHALDIVAYACAAGGYFGIGLRLRLGDSIRYLPQHAMLAGIKFIMIPLVCFMMLHLIGVFSSPLSTLTQRATMIEATAPTGMSMVVLANLFHLDARLASVLWVWNTVIFLMVPLLLILWWLG; encoded by the coding sequence ATGGACCCGCGCACACTGCGATTTCTCCTGTTCACCGCATTTGGTCTCTTTGCGCTGCTATCGGGCTACACTTTACGACGACGCGGTTGGATACGTGAGGAACTTGCCCGGCCGATCCACTTTCATACTGTTCTCTGGTTCTGGTCATTCAGCGGAATTCTCAGTTTCTGGCTTTTACCGCTTACACCAGAAATGTTCTGGTTTTTCCTGATCGTCCCGGTGACTGTCGCGGTGCCGACTTACTCGGTGATTCCGCTGGCAAAATGGATCGGATGCACGAGGCCGCAGATCGGTGTGATGGCGATAGGTGCGGGAATCTGTAATGGTGGTATCACACTTGGCGCCTATTTGAGTTACTGCCTGCTTCGACCGGACCATGATTCCGCTCTTGCGGTTGCTCAAGCGTATGCAATGCTCCAGTTGATTATCGCGGTGCCGTTCATTTATCCGGTCGCACAACATTTCAGTTCGGATGAGGCTGACAAATTATCCATTCCACGTCTGATCGTCAGCAGCGTCTTTGACGTGCGCTCGATCGGACTTTTTGCCGGAGCCATCGGCCTCGCATTGTCCGCAGCAAAGGTGCCTTACCCGCAACTGCTTCGTGATATCCACGCGCTGGATATCGTCGCCTATGCGTGTGCCGCGGGTGGGTATTTCGGTATCGGTTTGCGTCTTCGATTGGGAGATTCGATTCGATATCTGCCTCAACACGCAATGCTCGCGGGAATTAAATTCATCATGATCCCTCTCGTGTGTTTTATGATGCTGCATTTGATCGGCGTGTTCAGTTCGCCGCTTTCTACGTTGACACAGCGAGCGACGATGATCGAGGCGACCGCACCGACAGGTATGTCAATGGTGGTACTGGCAAATCTATTTCATCTCGATGCTCGGCTCGCCAGCGTGCTCTGGGTATGGAATACGGTGATATTCCTGATGGTTCCACTATTACTCATTTTGTGGTGGCTCGGATAG